CGGCACGTCCACATTGGCCAGCACTCGCGTGCCCAGTCCAGGCATTTTGCGCAGCGTCAGGTCCTGCCAACCCAGCACTTCGTGTACCTGGCCATTCCTGAGTTGCTTGATCGGTTTGCCCGCGTAGGCCAGCACCCCTTCGATCGTCGACAGGCCCGGCATCTTGGCCGAAGAGGAAATGCCATGCTCGATCGAGTCGATGCGCGTAAAACGCGACCGGTACTGGTCGATGAGCGCAGATGACAATGTCGGCACCGAACTGCAACCACTGAGGATGGCCACGCCCGCCTGCTTGGCCTGCGCATCCAGCACGCCCACGCCATTGACGAAGGTGCGGCAGTCGGACAGGTCGCAGTAGTTAACACCCGCCTCGATGCAGCTCAGGGCAACCGCATAGGACTGCCCCTGGAACGGGCCGCCGGTATGAATCACTAACTGGATGCGCTCGGACTGTAAAACACCCGCGAATCCGGCCCCCATGGCATCGCCACACCAGCCTTCGCACGCCGTGCCGGGCTGCGCGTTCAACGCGTCGAGCTTGCGCTGCAACTTGTGTGGATCACGGCCCGAGATCACCAGCTCAATGCCCGGTGCTACCGCC
The genomic region above belongs to Pseudomonas azotoformans and contains:
- a CDS encoding saccharopine dehydrogenase family protein codes for the protein MALRVMVIGGYGNFGSIVCRHLAVAPGIELVISGRDPHKLQRKLDALNAQPGTACEGWCGDAMGAGFAGVLQSERIQLVIHTGGPFQGQSYAVALSCIEAGVNYCDLSDCRTFVNGVGVLDAQAKQAGVAILSGCSSVPTLSSALIDQYRSRFTRIDSIEHGISSSAKMPGLSTIEGVLAYAGKPIKQLRNGQVHEVLGWQDLTLRKMPGLGTRVLANVDVPDMDIFASRYGAHTLRFKAGAGLKLGGVANGLLAQARRLGIVRDPVTWAARLHRLGTWFERFGDGKSAMYIDVQGVGADGQPLSLAVQLTALNDKGPEIPSCAAVALAVKIAQGYRPEPGARPCVGEITVDEYMAAINDPANLSLSVRFSD